A genomic stretch from Setaria viridis chromosome 1, Setaria_viridis_v4.0, whole genome shotgun sequence includes:
- the LOC117856624 gene encoding transcription termination factor MTERF15, mitochondrial, giving the protein MMLRLRSHLLPAVRAAWPLHAASSLHHLVLYSTAAAAAAEAAAPFVAEEYLVTTCGLTPEQALRSAKPLAHLKSSSKPDAVLAFFAEIGIHEADLAAAITRNPRLLCLKVDETLTPRIGMLRDIGLSTPQISRLITVAPLIFSNPTKISRLPFYLSLLGSYDKVHTALRRNLLLLSRSLESVVEPNMAFLRHCGLTDCEIAKLFLASPRTLALEPEAVKEIVVCADMLGVPRNSRMFKGVLSAISSITPRRVGAKLDFLKKALGCSEAEVGIAIGKLPSILASAEDRLSRTVEFLKMEVGLNAAYIVHRPALLGYSLKKRLMPRYYVLKVLKEKGLVKENVDLYGVVCKIEKKFVERFLDPHKESVPGLADAYAAACAGQVPPAL; this is encoded by the coding sequence ATGATGCTCCGCCTCCGAAGCCACCTCCTTCCCGCCGTGCGTGCGGCATGGCCTCTCCACGCCGCTTCCTCCCTCCACCACCTCGTCCTCtacagcaccgccgccgccgccgccgccgaagccgccgctCCCTTCGTCGCCGAGGAATACCTCGTCACCACCTGCGGCCTCACGCCAGAGCAAGCCCTCAGGTCCGCCAAACCCCTCGCTCACCTCAAGTCCTCCTCCAAACCCGATGCGGTCCTCGCCTTCTTCGCGGAAATCGGCATCCATGAAGCCGACCTTGCCGCCGCAATCACCAGGAACCCGCGGCTCCTCTGCCTTAAGGTGGACGAAACCCTAACCCCCCGCATTGGCATGCTCCGCGACATCGGCCTCTCCACGCCGCAGATCTCCCGCCTCATCACCGTAGCACCCCTAATCTTTTCCAATCCCACCAAGATCTCGCGCCTCCCATTCTACCTCTCTCTATTAGGCTCATACGATAAGGTGCACACGGCCCTCAGGAGgaatctcctcctcctcagtcgAAGCCTCGAGAGCGTGGTCGAGCCCAATATGGCTTTTCTGAGGCATTGCGGCCTTACTGATTGTGAAATTGCAAAGCTCTTTTTGGCCTCCCCAAGAACGCTCGCACTGGAGCCAGAGGCTGTCAAGGAAATTGTGGTGTGTGCCGACATGCTTGGTGTGCCGCGCAACTCAAGGATGTTCAAGGGCGTCCTTTCGGCCATCTCCAGCATCACCCCTCGGAGGGTGGGTGCAAAGCTTGATTTCTTGAAAAAGGCTCTTGGATGCTCTGAGGCTGAGGTGGGCATCGCGATTGGCAAGCTTCCTTCCATTCTGGCTTCGGCAGAGGACAGGCTGAGCCGTACTGTGGAGTTCCTGAAGATGGAGGTTGGTCTGAATGCTGCGTACATTGTGCATAGGCCGGCACTGTTAGGTTATAGCCTGAAGAAGCGGCTGATGCCCCGTTATTATGTCCTAAAGGTTCTGAAGGAGAAGGGGTTGGTGAAAGAAAATGTTGACTTATATGGTGTGGTTTGTAAAATCGAGAAGAAATTTGTCGAGAGGTTTCTTGATCCTCACAAGGAGAGTGTTCCAGGGCTTGCAGATGCTTATGCTGCTGCTTGTGCAGGTCAAGTTCCTCCTGCCCTGTAA
- the LOC117838287 gene encoding transcription termination factor MTERF15, mitochondrial: protein MATLRGLRLRSHLLSAVRTPSPLPAASSLHRLLLLSTATASPAPFVVEDFLVTSCGLVPALALRASRRIAYLKSPSKPEAVLAFFADSGLAKAAVAAAVAREPRLLCSKLEKSLKPRLALLRDIGLSPPQISSLITIAPDVFLCPTKIPRLAFYLSFLGSYDKVYTALRRSPLLLGHDLQSVVKPNMAFLGQCGLTESDIAKFFCSSPSRMFILGPERLKEIVVCVDKLGVPRCSPMFKYALIAIHQISPRRIDAKLDFLKKALGCSDTELGIAIRKLPTILSVSEVRLSRGVEFLKMEVGLKAEYIVHRPALCTYSMKRRLIPRHYVLQVLKEKGLMKKDHDFYAVVSVNEKKFVKRYLDPYKESAPGLADAYAAACADAEQAPS, encoded by the coding sequence ATGGCGACGCTGCGCGGCCTGCGCCTCCGAAGCCACCTCCTCTCCGCCGTCCGTACGCCCTCGCCTCTCCCGGCGGCCTCTtcgctccaccgcctcctcctcctctccaccgcgACCGCGTCCCCCGCTCCCTTTGTCGTCGAGGACTTCCTCGTCACCAGCTGCGGCCTTGTGCCCGCCCTAGCCCTCAGAGCCTCCAGACGCATCGCCTATCTCAAGTCCCCCTCGAAGCCCGAGGCTGTCCTCGCCTTCTTCGCCGACAGCGGCCTCGCCaaagccgccgtcgccgctgcagTAGCCAGGGAGCCACGTCTCCTCTGCTCTAAGTTGGAAAAATCCTTGAAACCACGCCTTGCCCTGCTCCGCGACATCGGCCTCTCCCCGCCCCAGATCTCCAGTCTCATTACCATCGCCCCCGATGTCTTTCTGTGTCCGACAAAGATACCCCGCCTCGCGTTCTACCTCTCTTTCCTGGGCTCCTACGACAAGGTGTACACCGCCCTCAGGAGGAGCCCCTTACTCCTCGGCCATGACCTGCAGAGTGTGGTCAAGCCCAACATGGCGTTCCTGGGGCAGTGCGGCCTAACTGAGTCTGATATTGCCAAGTTCTTTTGTTCGTCCCCCTCGAGAATGTTCATATTGGGGCCAGAGCGTCTCAAGGAAATTGTGGTGTGCGTCGATAAGCTTGGCGTGCCACGCTGTTCACCTATGTTCAAGTATGCTCTCATTGCCATCCACCAGATCAGCCCTCGGAGGATCGATGCAAAGCTGGATTTCTTGAAGAAGGCTCTTGGATGCTCTGACACCGAGCTGGGCATTGCAATACGCAAGTTGCCTACCATCTTGTCCGTGTCTGAGGTCAGGCTGAGCCGTGGGGTGGAATTCCTTAAGATGGAGGTCGGTCTGAAGGCTGAGTACATCGTGCATAGGCCAGCACTGTGCACCTATAGCATGAAGAGGCGGCTGATACCCCGGCATTATGTCCTCCAGGTTCTGAAGGAGAAGGGCTTGATGAAGAAAGATCATGACTTTTATGCTGTGGTTTCTGTAAATGAGAAGAAATTTGTAAAGAGATATCTTGATCCCTACAAGGAGAGTGCTCCAGGGCTTGCAGATGCTTATGCTGCTGCTTGTGCAGATGCAGAGCAAGCTCCTTCCTAA